TTGTTGGGGGTGCTGGGCCTGGCGGCGGGTTGTGCGTCGTCGAATCCGGACAAGCCTTCCGCGCTGGAGCGGCGGCAGGCGATTCGCGATGCGGCGGACAAGACCTACCGGAGCACGGAGGGGTTCCAGACGGCCCATTGGGGGATGTCGCCGGACGAGGTCCGCGCCGCGCTGCCCGAGGCGACCGTGGCCCCGGATGGAACGCTGCGGTTGAAGACCACCATCGCGGAGCTTCCGGCGGAGGTGGCGCTGGGGTTCCTGGACAACCGGCTGGCGGCGGTGGACGTCTTCTTCCAGGACGTGGTGGATCCGCGCACCTTCCAGACGCTGATGCGGGACTTGCTCACCCGGAAGTTCGGGGAGCCGAAGACGGCCCGTGAGGTGAAGCGGCAGGTGAAGTGGGGAGACGTCTCCGTGCGCTTCGCCGCGGACCTGGCGCCGCTCCAGGAGGCGGACGCGACTGCCTCCTCGGAGACGCTGGAGAGCGCGCTCGCGGGGCAGGGACAGTTCAAGGTGCTCAACCGGTGGACCACGCTGGAGAGCCACGTGAACCTGACGCAGTGGACGCTGCCGGCCCGGGGCATCATGGCCATCCAGTATGAGAGCGCGAAGTACGCGCCCAAGCGCGCGGGGCTCATCGGCCGCTACACCGCGAAGGCGCGGCAGGAACTGGTGAAGGAACTCTGATCAGCTGTTGCGGGGCGCCGCCGCGCGGGACAGCCGGTCCCGTACGGCGATGCCCAGGCCGCTGGCGGCGGGCAGACAGGCCACGAGCACGTCGTGGCCCTGTTCGTCGGCTTCACGCAGCCGTGCGTAGAGGACTCGCGCGGCCTGCGCCGGTTCTCCCGGCACATCGAAGCGCTGCACATCGCCAGGCAATGACAGCGACGCGGGGCCCAGCACTCCCGCGCGCAATCCCTGTGCACGCAGTGCTTCCACCCGTTGCACTGCTTCATGTGGCTCCGTGAGCACCACGCCCGCCCTGGGCGCGTAGTGCGACTCCAGCGAACCGGACACGCGAATATGTAGTCGAAGCAGATGGCCTGATTACGACCAACCTAGCGTCTCAACAGTCCAGTGCGGTAAACTATCAGCATTAGTTGGCCCCACTCTGAACGTTATGCTGGGAGGGAACAATGAGAAGTGTTGGCCAAGTACTAGCCGTCATAGCGCTAATGGTCTTGCCTGGATGTCACTGGTACACGCGATGGGCAAATGGGGTAAATATCTCAGCCCACGAGCTTGAGGGAGCGTCTAGTCGTCTAGACGGCTTCTCTGAGAAAGCAGGCCCCGCGAACCTCAAGTTCCAAAGAGTGCCGGCAAGTGGTTACGTGCGCTTCGTGGTTGATCGGATCTGCTTCGCAGAACTCCCATCAGCGTTCGGAGATCTTGATGACTCATGGGTCGGTGTGACCATGTTGAGCGACCTGACGGGCTCAGACGGCACTCTCTTTAATGAATTTGTCCATCATTTGGGACAAGACCAGCAAGCACGGGGTTTGCTGGACCGAGTACACGTCACCCCGCCACAGCGCCTCCTCACAAATGCCAATAGTTGCGTTTCGGGGGCTGCCTTCCGCTCGCCTCTCCTAAAACTGGAGAATTCAGCAACCGTGCGCAGGCCGCGGTTCCTCTTCACTTCCAGTGTGCTCTTTTCGGACCAAGTCAAGCAGTACACGGGCTTAGCCCAAGGACTTGCCCAGGAACTCGAACGAACTGGGCAGAAGTTTGGTGTGAATCTCTCGACCTATTTGCAGATGTCGGGGCAGATCATTGATTCGACACAGTCGTTCATGCGATTGCTCGCCCCAGATCGGATCATTCTTTGGGGGGAGGCGGCGCTACCCGTCCGAGCGGTTCCGGAGGACGCCTCTGTCCTTGAAATCCCGGCAGAGAACCAACGTTTCCTCCGCCTGTTCACAGATCAGCGGATTGTGGGGCGCGGACATGAACTCGGCTGTCCCCTTAGTCAAAAGCGGGTTGAAGAGCTGGCTAATTCAGGAAGTCTGACTTTGGAGGACAACTTCTCGCGGGTCAACGTTCCCGATGACGTGTGCCCAAATGGCACCTACGGTCAACCATATATGGTTTGGCACGTCGAGTGGCTCCCGTCCGCTGATATTGATGTGAACTACTGGGACATCGTCTCGGAAATTGCCGTGCGGGCCGCGTCCAATCAGCAAGGATTCGCATATCTTGACCAAGTCCAGAGGCTGTCGAACGTTCTGACCTCACAGACCCGAAGCGTTCTAACCACCGCTCAACGAGACTTGTTTATTCAAGTTGAAGACTCGTTGAAAAGGTCGCTGTTGGCGCTCAGGCTCGCAGGGGATGGGGTGGGAAATGTATGCGATTCCCTTGAGGCGACCGACAAGCTCTTGCGTAAGAATCTGGTGAATAACTGGGGTGCTCCTAATGCTGTCGTTGAGAGTCTCAAGGCATTGAATGATCGTCTCAAGACAGTGGCAACAGACCAGCGAGCCCCGTGCATCGCGGAGACAAATGCTCCCTGGCCGCCCAGCGCAGCCTCTGGCGGTACCTATGTTGTGGACGTAAGTGAAGCAACTCGATACATCCCTTTTATGAAACTGCCGGATGGTTTCACTCTTAAGTTCTCGCCTGCCGTCGAGCACGCAAAGTTCGACGTAGATCTGCTTGATGCAGGCCAAAACGTTACCATTGATCTGCGTCGGAGTGAAAAGGCTCCACCTGCCAGTTCTGGCGGAGAAGGCGGTGGCCAAGGTGATTATTGCAATTCGGGAGAACGAGGGGGCGCTGGTAATACTGGTGCCAGTGGCATCGCTGGAGTGAAATTGCAGATGAACATCGTCACGGCTAGGAACATTGGCTCCATATGGGTCCGTGCAGATGGCGGCCCAGGCGGCTCTGGTGGTCCCGGAGGGACTGGCGGTCTCGGAGGCCCGGCAAGTTGTTTAAACCGAGGACGATGCAATGCTGGGAACGGAGGCAAGGGCGGGACGGGAGGGACAGGTGGTCGGGGCGGGGATACGGGCAAACTGGACCTAACGGTGCGAACGCCGCTTGGTGGCTTTCGGGTGGCCCCGCCACGATGCGAACAACCGTGTATTGCAGTAACACGGCCGAGCGGCGTGAGTGGAATGACGAACAGCCTCGTGGTGTCAGGAGCTCCGGGCTGCGGGGGCTCTGGAGGAGAAGGAGGGCCGGGTGGGTCTGGCCATCCTGGCAAGGACTGCAGTTGGCCCACGGGCGATCGTTCGGGAGGAAGCAACGGTTCACAAGGCAGCACAGGTGACCAGGGGCAAAACGGAGCGTGCGTGCTTTGATTGTATATCAGAGCATTGCAATCCCTGGTAAAATCAGGGCTGGGGTGGCTGTTGGTAAGGGACGTCCTCGGACTGAAGAACATGGTCTGCGAACTCATCTCCGATGCCTGCTGGCAGCGCGTCGCGCCACTGCTGCCTGCTCCCCGGCCCAACTAAAAGCTGGGCTGTCCTTGATCGGACTGCGGGGCGCTGCTGGAGGCAGTCGTCGTCGTGCTGAAAATCGGCATCCTGTGGGAGGTGCTGCCTCATATACAGTTTGGCCTATCAGGCATGACGGGGTGGAGCAGGCTGGAAGCATGGTAGCCGCCCGGCTGATGACGTGTCGGGGGCTTGATGACAGGCCCCGGACGTGCTCGGTGGGCGCCGCAAGTCATATTGGTTGCGTTGCAGCGCCGCCATCTGCCCTTGAGGGCGTCCAGCTCTCCGCTGATGTGGCCTACCTCAGCTTTAAGTTCCTCGGCTTCTTCCCGCAAAGAGTAGAAGAAATTCTTTGGCAGCGCGCCAAGCGCTCTCGAATAGCGGCCCGGCCCCGGCGCCAATCTATCTCAGCTGCCCGTGCGGCCGTAATGCATTCAGGCGTGCTGCCGCTTCACCTATGCCACGTCAATGCCGTCCAGCAACATTGCCAGTTGTGTCGAGTCTAGCGCCACGCACTGCGCTTCCTTCTCCACGCGCGCCAGTGGGACTCTCCCGTCTTCAGCCGCTTGTACAACGGCACGAATCCGCCCTAGCTCCACCGCCAGCACCAAGCGCACCGACGCAGGAAGGGCAAACATCGCAGCCTCACCGCCCCAGCGCGGTGACGAGTCGGGCCTCGTACGCCACGTCTGTCTCCACCGCAAGAGCACACCCGCGCTTCGCTTGCCGCCACCACCTCCTGCTTGGGCTTGGCCGCCGCAGGCACCGCCGCCACCTGCACCGGTTACAGCCGCACCGGCTCACCTCTCGCCGTCTCGGCCCGCCGCCTGCGGAAAACCCACGACTGCAACGCGCTCAGCCGCACGCCTCGCGCCAACGCGAACTCCCGCTGCGTCTGCCCTCTCGTTCGAACGCTTCCGCGACGCTCTTCCACTCCGTTTTCTCCATTCGCTTCGACATGCCCAGCAGCGTTCGCCGCGCGCCGCGTCCTCGGCAATCCCTCACGGCACGTCGTTGGTCGGACGGCTGCGGTGCAGGAGCCCTGCTCAGCCTTCGCGGGGCGCCGCCGCGCGGGACAGCCGGTCCCGTACGGCGATGCCCAGGCCGCTGGCGGCGGGCAGACAGGCCACGAGCACGTCGTGGCCCTGTTCGTCGGCTTCACGCAGCCGTGCGTAGAGGACTCGCGCGGCCTGCGCCGGTTCTCCCGGCACGTCGAAGCGCTGCACATCCGTAGGCAGTGACAGTGATGCGGGTCCAAGCACTCCCACGCGCAATCCCTGTGCACGCAGTGCTTCCACCCTCTGCACTGCTTCATGTGGCTCCGCGAGCACCACGCCCGCCCTGGGCGCGTAATGCGACTCCAGCGAACCGGACACTCGCACCGTGGTCGACGTGCGCACCGGCACCGCGCGCCCCAGCACTCGCTCGATGTCCTCTGTCGCCAGTCCTCCGGGCCTGAGAATCGCGGGGGCTCCGGAGGATAGGTCCACGATGGTCGACTCCACGCCCACCGTGGACGGACCTCCGTCCAGCACCAGGTCCACGTCGCTGCCCAGGTCTCGCTGCACGTGCTCCGCGGTCGTCGGGCTCACCCGGCCGAAGCGGTTGGCGCTCGGTGCTGCCACGCCTCCTCCCAGCCGCTCGAGCACCTCCATCGCCACGGAGTGTCCCGGCACTCGCAACGCCACCGTGTCCTGGCCTCCCGTCACCGCGTCCGTGGCCTTCGACGTGCGCCGCAGCACCAGCGTCAGCGGACCCGGCCAGAACGCCCTCGCCAGTGCCCTCGCTTCGTGCGGTACCTCACGGGCCCACTCCGGCAGGTACTCCTCATCCGGGATGTGGACGATGAGCGGGTGGTTCGCCGGCCGGCCCTTGATGGCGAAGACGCGGCGCACGGCCAGCTCGTCCTCGGCGTTGGCCGCGAGGCCGTAGACCGTCTCTGTTGGCAGGGCGATGACACCGCCGTGTCTCAGCAATTCGACTGCACGGTCGAGGAGGTCGGGAGTAAGCATGCTCGGGTCGCACTGTCTCCCCTGGAGAAACCATGGGCAAGCCGCACGTTTTCGAAGCGCATAGCCAGATGCCGGTCCCCGCCGCCGACCTCTTCTCCTGGCACACCCGCGAGGGGGCATTCGAACGCCTGTCGCCCCCCTGGGAGACCGCGGAGGTCGTGGACCGCTCCGGCGACGGCATCCGCCCCGGCGCTCGCGTCGTCGTGAAGCTCCACCTGGGCCCCATCCCCCAGCGCATGGTCGCCGAGCACACCGCCTACGTGGAGGGCTCCTCCTTCCAGGACATCCAGCGTGAAGGCCCGTTCGCGAAGTGGATCCATGACCACCGGATGAACCCCTCGGGTCCCCAGGCCTCCATCCTGGATGACCACATCCAGTACGAGCTGCCCGTGGGCGCGCTGGGGGACACCTTCGGTGGGGGCTACGCGCGCAAGCGCCTGGAGCGCATGTTCGCGTACCGCCACTCGCTCACCCGCGCGGACCTGCGCCGCCATGCGCAGTTCGCATCCCAGGGCCCGCTCACCGTGGCCATTGGCGGTGCGTCCGGCATGCTGGGCTCCGCGCTGGCGTCGTTCCTCACCACCGGTGGCCACCGCGTGAAGCGGCTGGTGCGCGGCCGGGCGAACGCTGCGCGCGGGGACATCTCCTGGGCTCCCGACAAGGGCACCGTCGACGCCGCGGGCCTGGAGGACGTGGACGCCGTGGTGCACCTGTCCGGCGCCAACGTGGGCGAGGGTCGATGGACCGACGAGCGCAAGCAGGAGATCCTCAAGAGCCGCACGGAGAGCACCCGGCTGCTGTGTGAAACGCTGGCCCGAAACACCCGCAAGCCGCGCGTGCTCATCTGCGCCTCCGCGACCGGCTACTACGGCAGCCGGGGCGACGAGGAGCTCACCGAAGCGTCCTCCTCCGGCGACGGCTTCCTCGCGGACGTCACGCGCCAGTGGGAGGCCTCCACCAGGCCCGCCGAGGACGCGGGCATCCGCGTGGTGAACCTGCGCATCGGCGTGGTGATGGACGCGCGCGGCGGGGCGCTCGCGAAGCTGGCACTCGCGACCCAGGCGGGCGGCGGCGGGCCCGTGGGCTCCGGACGCCAGTGGCTGAGCTGGGTGTCCCTGGAGGATGTGC
This DNA window, taken from Corallococcus coralloides DSM 2259, encodes the following:
- a CDS encoding L-threonylcarbamoyladenylate synthase, with product MLTPDLLDRAVELLRHGGVIALPTETVYGLAANAEDELAVRRVFAIKGRPANHPLIVHIPDEEYLPEWAREVPHEARALARAFWPGPLTLVLRRTSKATDAVTGGQDTVALRVPGHSVAMEVLERLGGGVAAPSANRFGRVSPTTAEHVQRDLGSDVDLVLDGGPSTVGVESTIVDLSSGAPAILRPGGLATEDIERVLGRAVPVRTSTTVRVSGSLESHYAPRAGVVLAEPHEAVQRVEALRAQGLRVGVLGPASLSLPTDVQRFDVPGEPAQAARVLYARLREADEQGHDVLVACLPAASGLGIAVRDRLSRAAAPREG
- a CDS encoding TIGR01777 family oxidoreductase, with amino-acid sequence MGKPHVFEAHSQMPVPAADLFSWHTREGAFERLSPPWETAEVVDRSGDGIRPGARVVVKLHLGPIPQRMVAEHTAYVEGSSFQDIQREGPFAKWIHDHRMNPSGPQASILDDHIQYELPVGALGDTFGGGYARKRLERMFAYRHSLTRADLRRHAQFASQGPLTVAIGGASGMLGSALASFLTTGGHRVKRLVRGRANAARGDISWAPDKGTVDAAGLEDVDAVVHLSGANVGEGRWTDERKQEILKSRTESTRLLCETLARNTRKPRVLICASATGYYGSRGDEELTEASSSGDGFLADVTRQWEASTRPAEDAGIRVVNLRIGVVMDARGGALAKLALATQAGGGGPVGSGRQWLSWVSLEDVLGLIQFSLFTPSIRGPLNAVSPNAVRQGELAKVLGKVLHRPAVFPLPAAVVKTVFGQMGEETLLSSTHALPTVAQAHGFSFLLPGLEEALRFTLGRTTDGAEYRHG